One genomic segment of Flexivirga aerilata includes these proteins:
- a CDS encoding WhiB family transcriptional regulator, translated as MVHYYAVRHGIDRSRKPAASQAIEAVVPEAAEPQQSLDWQADALCRQTDPEIFFPEKGGSTKDAKRICHSCPVAAECLDQALANDERFGIWGGVPERRRRKLARTLKQS; from the coding sequence ATGGTTCATTACTACGCCGTCCGGCACGGCATTGACCGTTCCCGGAAACCGGCAGCCTCACAGGCGATCGAAGCCGTCGTCCCGGAAGCCGCGGAGCCGCAGCAGTCCCTGGATTGGCAGGCCGACGCGCTCTGCCGGCAGACCGACCCGGAGATCTTCTTCCCGGAGAAAGGCGGATCCACCAAGGACGCCAAACGCATCTGCCACAGCTGCCCTGTCGCGGCCGAATGCCTCGATCAAGCCCTGGCCAATGACGAACGCTTCGGCATCTGGGGCGGCGTCCCAGAACGGCGCCGCCGCAAACTCGCACGCACACTCAAACAGTCCTGA
- a CDS encoding heavy metal translocating P-type ATPase, whose translation MSTTTDSPATTATEATVPDQISQATDVELLLTGMTCASCANRIERKLNKLDGVTATVNYATEKAKVTYGDGLTTDDLVATVESAGYGARLPAPPKSDAQDDDANTDGSEANSALRDLRDRLIVSAILSIPVVAMAMIPALQFDNWQWLSLTLAAPVVVWGALPFHRATWTNLKHGAATMDTLVSMGTLAAFAWSVYALFWGDAGMPGMRHPFELTIERSDGTSNIYFEAAAGVITFILLGRYLEHRSKRNAGAALRALLNLGARDVAVLRDGVEQRIPVSQLAVGDRFVVRPGEKIATDGIVEEGRSAVDASMLTGESLPVEVAAGDAVVGATVNTSGRLVVAATRVGSDTQLAQMARLVEDAQTGKAAVQRLADRISGIFVPVVIAIAVGTFAAWLITGAGAAGALTAAVAVLIVACPCALGLATPTALMVGTGRGAQLGILIKGPEVLEQTRTVDTIVLDKTGTVTTGEMTLADTHVAAGEDPAFVLRMAGALEDASEHPIARAIADAAREAGALGQVEDFANIEGLGVQGIVDGHAVLVGRPQLLDQWSQYLDERLQAAFDEATGRGQTAVAVGWDGQARAVLVVADRVKDTSAEAIRRMRDLGLRPILLTGDNERVAHTVAGQVGIDAADVYAEVLPADKVDVVTRLQADGRVVAMVGDGVNDAAALAQADLGLAMGTGTDVAIEASDITLVRGDLRVAGDAIRLSRRTLGVIKSNLFWAFGYNVIAIPIAAVGLLNPMLAGAAMAFSSVSVVSNSLRLKGFRSSL comes from the coding sequence ATGAGCACAACCACTGACTCGCCGGCAACCACCGCTACTGAAGCGACGGTCCCTGACCAAATCTCCCAAGCTACCGATGTCGAGCTGCTCCTGACCGGGATGACCTGTGCCTCGTGTGCCAACCGCATCGAGCGCAAGCTCAACAAGCTCGACGGCGTGACCGCCACGGTCAACTACGCCACCGAGAAGGCCAAGGTCACGTATGGCGACGGCCTCACCACCGACGACCTGGTCGCCACCGTCGAGTCCGCGGGGTATGGCGCCAGGCTCCCCGCACCACCGAAGTCCGACGCCCAGGACGACGATGCGAACACCGATGGTTCCGAGGCGAATTCGGCGTTGCGCGACCTGCGCGACCGGCTGATCGTCTCCGCCATACTCTCGATCCCGGTGGTCGCGATGGCGATGATCCCGGCGCTGCAGTTCGACAACTGGCAGTGGCTCTCGCTGACGCTGGCCGCGCCCGTGGTGGTCTGGGGCGCGCTGCCCTTCCACCGGGCGACCTGGACCAACCTCAAGCACGGTGCCGCCACGATGGACACGCTGGTGTCGATGGGCACGCTCGCCGCCTTCGCGTGGTCGGTCTACGCGCTCTTCTGGGGCGACGCGGGTATGCCGGGCATGCGCCACCCCTTCGAGCTGACCATCGAGCGCAGCGACGGCACCTCGAACATCTACTTCGAAGCTGCCGCGGGCGTCATCACCTTCATCCTGCTCGGCCGCTACCTGGAGCACCGGTCCAAACGCAACGCCGGCGCGGCACTGCGGGCGTTACTCAACCTGGGCGCTCGTGATGTCGCCGTACTTCGCGATGGTGTCGAGCAGCGAATCCCGGTGTCACAGTTGGCCGTCGGCGATCGATTTGTCGTCCGGCCGGGTGAGAAGATCGCCACCGACGGGATCGTGGAGGAAGGTCGCTCGGCGGTGGACGCCTCCATGCTGACCGGAGAATCGCTCCCGGTCGAGGTTGCGGCCGGCGACGCGGTCGTCGGGGCAACCGTCAACACGTCCGGCCGGCTCGTGGTCGCCGCGACGCGGGTTGGATCCGACACCCAGCTGGCGCAGATGGCCCGGCTGGTCGAGGACGCCCAGACCGGCAAGGCCGCCGTCCAGCGGCTCGCCGACCGCATCTCGGGCATCTTCGTGCCCGTCGTGATCGCCATCGCCGTCGGCACGTTCGCAGCATGGCTGATCACGGGTGCCGGTGCCGCCGGCGCACTGACCGCGGCAGTTGCGGTGCTGATCGTCGCCTGCCCGTGCGCCCTCGGCCTGGCCACCCCGACCGCGCTGATGGTCGGCACCGGCCGAGGCGCCCAGCTCGGCATACTCATCAAAGGCCCGGAGGTGCTGGAGCAGACCCGCACCGTCGACACCATCGTGCTGGACAAGACCGGCACCGTCACAACCGGTGAGATGACCCTCGCTGACACGCACGTAGCCGCCGGTGAGGACCCGGCATTCGTATTGCGTATGGCGGGCGCACTGGAGGACGCCTCCGAGCACCCGATCGCGCGCGCCATCGCCGACGCGGCACGCGAAGCCGGGGCACTCGGCCAGGTCGAGGACTTCGCCAACATCGAAGGCCTCGGCGTGCAGGGCATCGTCGACGGCCACGCGGTGCTGGTCGGTCGCCCGCAGCTGCTGGACCAGTGGTCGCAGTATCTCGATGAGAGGTTGCAAGCCGCGTTCGACGAAGCGACCGGCCGTGGGCAGACCGCGGTGGCGGTCGGTTGGGACGGGCAGGCTCGTGCGGTGCTGGTTGTGGCCGACCGGGTGAAGGACACTTCCGCGGAGGCGATCCGCCGGATGCGCGATCTCGGGCTGCGGCCGATCCTGCTGACCGGCGACAACGAACGCGTCGCGCACACTGTCGCAGGCCAGGTCGGCATCGACGCGGCGGACGTCTACGCAGAGGTGCTGCCGGCCGACAAGGTCGACGTGGTCACGCGACTGCAGGCAGACGGACGCGTTGTCGCGATGGTCGGCGACGGAGTCAACGACGCCGCGGCACTCGCGCAGGCCGACCTCGGCCTGGCGATGGGCACCGGCACCGACGTCGCCATCGAGGCCAGCGACATCACCCTCGTACGCGGTGACCTGCGGGTGGCCGGTGACGCCATACGCCTGTCCCGGCGCACCCTCGGCGTCATCAAGAGCAACCTCTTCTGGGCATTCGGCTACAACGTGATCGCGATCCCGATCGCCGCAGTCGGGCTACTCAACCCCATGCTCGCCGGAGCCGCCATGGCGTTCTCCTCCGTCTCCGTGGTCTCAAACAGCCTCCGGCTCAAAGGGTTCCGGTCGTCGTTATGA
- a CDS encoding heavy-metal-associated domain-containing protein, which produces MCTSCNCGTEATDTTDTAQPVAIGTAPASYTVTGMTCGHCVASVTEEVTAIEGVRDVVVDLSTGKLTFESDKPVPHDTVEAAVREAGYALA; this is translated from the coding sequence ATGTGCACTTCCTGCAACTGCGGCACCGAGGCAACCGACACCACCGACACCGCCCAACCGGTCGCGATCGGTACGGCGCCTGCGTCCTACACCGTCACGGGTATGACGTGCGGTCACTGCGTGGCATCGGTGACCGAAGAGGTCACCGCGATCGAGGGCGTCCGCGACGTGGTGGTCGACCTGTCCACCGGCAAGCTGACCTTCGAATCCGACAAGCCCGTCCCCCACGACACGGTCGAAGCTGCCGTCCGCGAGGCCGGTTACGCCCTCGCCTGA
- a CDS encoding C40 family peptidase, with protein sequence MGSYSPRHLKREPKVLNKVGRRSVAVVAAGAVVVPLAGMESASAAPSAGLAQAGHVQAAGHVQAAAGHLATSVRVGPTVQYGSRGAAVKTVQRKVGGLAVDGIFGPRTKAKVKSFQRSHRLVVDGIVGRHTWTALGGYGGAPTTKPKPAPKSNSSIVSIAMGLRGTPYRWGGTTPAGFDCSGFTQYVYRQAGKSIPRTASAQAAAATRVSNPRPGDLIFWGSPAYHNGIYLGNGKMIAARTPGTVVSVQNLWGSHYFARI encoded by the coding sequence ATGGGTTCGTACTCCCCGCGCCACCTCAAGCGTGAGCCGAAAGTTCTGAACAAGGTCGGTCGCCGCAGCGTGGCCGTCGTCGCCGCGGGCGCCGTCGTCGTACCGCTGGCCGGCATGGAGAGCGCCTCTGCCGCTCCGAGCGCCGGTCTGGCGCAGGCAGGTCACGTGCAGGCCGCCGGTCACGTCCAAGCCGCAGCGGGTCACCTCGCCACTTCCGTCCGCGTCGGTCCGACTGTGCAGTACGGCTCCCGCGGCGCCGCTGTGAAGACCGTCCAGCGCAAGGTCGGCGGCCTCGCGGTCGACGGCATCTTCGGCCCGCGCACGAAGGCCAAGGTCAAGTCGTTCCAGCGCTCGCACCGGCTTGTCGTCGACGGCATCGTCGGCCGCCACACCTGGACTGCTCTGGGCGGCTACGGCGGTGCGCCGACGACCAAACCGAAGCCGGCACCGAAGTCCAACTCCTCGATCGTGTCGATCGCGATGGGCCTGCGCGGCACGCCGTACCGTTGGGGCGGTACCACCCCGGCCGGTTTCGACTGCTCGGGCTTCACCCAGTACGTCTATCGCCAGGCGGGCAAGAGCATCCCGCGGACCGCGTCGGCGCAGGCGGCCGCCGCGACGCGCGTGTCCAACCCGCGCCCCGGCGACCTCATCTTCTGGGGCTCGCCGGCGTACCACAACGGGATCTACCTCGGGAACGGCAAGATGATCGCCGCCCGTACCCCCGGCACCGTGGTCAGCGTGCAGAACCTGTGGGGCAGCCACTACTTCGCCCGCATCTGA
- a CDS encoding peptidoglycan-binding protein encodes MTTITTPRHRKPRPGLSAKVAPAITSRKGLVVTGTLLSVPATAASLVQAAPSYADPGSGTSGASGQRSSASTSGVRTAAPTTVVTVRYGSTGSYVKTVQQRLGGLAVDGIFGTRTLAKVKTFQSAHRLVADGIVGPLTWTALGGFPGSTPTPMPTPPTPPPSCKVSVLRYGATGSYVSSAQGKLGGIAVDGIFGAGTLSRVKSFQRSKGLVADGIIGPMTWNALGGFPCGTDPTPTPPPPPSTGEGLSAVVSIAQKYLGIPYVWGGSTPSQGFDCSGLTSYVYKQAGLYIPRTASQQQAYMKRTTSPQPGDLVFFGSPATHSAIYAGGNLMISADHPGTVVKKENMWTTPTNYGTLR; translated from the coding sequence ATGACCACGATCACTACTCCGAGACATCGCAAACCACGGCCTGGCCTGTCAGCCAAGGTCGCCCCGGCGATCACCTCCCGCAAGGGGTTGGTGGTGACTGGAACGCTGCTCAGCGTCCCGGCCACCGCTGCCAGCCTCGTGCAGGCCGCTCCGTCGTATGCCGATCCCGGCAGCGGCACGAGCGGTGCGTCAGGGCAGCGCAGCAGCGCATCGACGAGCGGTGTGCGCACCGCCGCGCCGACCACCGTGGTTACCGTGCGCTACGGATCAACAGGCAGCTATGTCAAAACTGTGCAGCAACGGCTGGGCGGACTGGCGGTCGACGGCATCTTCGGGACACGCACGCTGGCGAAGGTCAAAACCTTCCAAAGCGCGCATCGCCTCGTTGCTGACGGCATCGTCGGACCGTTGACCTGGACGGCCCTCGGTGGCTTCCCGGGCTCCACGCCAACGCCGATGCCGACGCCACCCACACCGCCACCGTCGTGCAAGGTCTCCGTGCTTCGGTATGGCGCCACCGGCTCGTACGTCTCCAGCGCCCAGGGCAAGTTGGGCGGGATCGCGGTCGACGGCATCTTCGGCGCCGGCACGCTGTCGCGGGTGAAGTCGTTCCAGCGCAGCAAGGGCCTCGTCGCGGACGGCATCATCGGTCCGATGACGTGGAACGCGCTGGGCGGCTTCCCATGCGGCACCGACCCGACGCCGACTCCGCCACCCCCGCCGTCGACCGGTGAAGGCCTCTCAGCAGTCGTTTCGATCGCCCAGAAGTACCTGGGTATTCCGTACGTCTGGGGCGGCTCCACGCCGTCGCAGGGCTTCGACTGCTCAGGGCTCACGTCATACGTCTACAAGCAGGCCGGCCTCTACATCCCCCGGACGGCCAGCCAGCAGCAGGCGTACATGAAGAGAACCACCAGCCCGCAACCGGGTGACCTGGTCTTCTTCGGCTCACCGGCGACCCACTCGGCCATCTACGCCGGTGGCAACCTGATGATCTCCGCCGACCACCCCGGCACCGTGGTCAAGAAGGAAAACATGTGGACGACGCCCACGAACTACGGCACGTTGCGCTGA
- a CDS encoding DUF4192 domain-containing protein: MDDLPLLLAGPGDVVAVMPHVIGARPDGSVVVFPIDPQRPVARADIPATSEKYGDVAQGLAKSFDRFAGGQVLVLAFTDQLERATSVCDAVAAALEPATSVVDRIAAQGDSWLRLGDTRPEAVNQGSITQADRDRVAVAFIGRGHRQPYDSLSQLRASFDPVEEDLSAAVTASAEQMDLVGVWAPAAAFEQRWMTHTIEGFVARPAPLSADDAARLIGDVQNVPRRDHALGLMTHQESGAHAALWKDLLTRSPEDARTPVANLAAFGAWLHGDGMGARLALERVTDPTNSLASLLDTAIDRGVDPAGWTPPVIEPLDGQERPGGPAERHDSRREPPSREGPDRKGPPR, from the coding sequence ATGGATGACCTGCCACTGCTACTCGCCGGGCCAGGCGATGTCGTTGCCGTCATGCCCCACGTTATCGGAGCACGCCCGGACGGCTCGGTCGTCGTGTTCCCCATCGACCCGCAGCGGCCGGTGGCGCGTGCTGACATTCCGGCGACGAGCGAGAAGTACGGCGACGTGGCGCAGGGGTTGGCGAAGTCCTTCGATCGGTTCGCCGGCGGACAGGTCCTCGTCCTCGCCTTCACGGACCAACTGGAGCGTGCCACCTCGGTCTGCGACGCCGTCGCCGCCGCGCTCGAACCTGCAACGTCAGTCGTCGATCGGATCGCGGCGCAGGGCGACTCGTGGCTGCGGCTCGGCGACACCAGGCCCGAAGCGGTCAACCAGGGATCGATCACCCAAGCAGACCGCGATCGCGTCGCCGTGGCCTTCATCGGCAGGGGCCACCGGCAACCTTACGATTCTCTGAGCCAGCTGCGGGCGTCGTTCGACCCTGTCGAAGAGGACCTGTCTGCGGCGGTGACGGCTTCCGCGGAACAAATGGACCTTGTTGGTGTCTGGGCTCCAGCCGCAGCCTTCGAGCAGCGGTGGATGACGCACACGATCGAGGGGTTCGTGGCGCGACCGGCGCCGTTGAGCGCGGACGACGCGGCGCGCTTAATCGGCGACGTACAGAATGTGCCTCGGCGCGATCACGCGCTGGGGCTGATGACCCACCAGGAGTCCGGCGCCCACGCGGCACTCTGGAAAGACCTGCTGACCCGATCCCCGGAAGATGCCCGCACCCCGGTGGCCAACCTGGCGGCATTCGGCGCGTGGCTGCACGGGGACGGGATGGGCGCACGGCTCGCCCTGGAGCGCGTCACCGACCCGACGAACAGCCTGGCCAGCCTGCTCGATACGGCAATCGATCGCGGCGTCGATCCGGCGGGCTGGACGCCACCAGTAATCGAACCTCTAGACGGTCAAGAAAGGCCAGGAGGACCGGCCGAGCGACACGACTCGCGGCGCGAACCGCCCTCTCGGGAGGGTCCTGATCGGAAAGGGCCGCCACGATGA
- a CDS encoding Lsr2 family DNA-binding protein produces MQWSRDALEKRINEPAAATATPGPTIRAVVPARRHDPVRPSDPRPSDPQLVTSTAREVKPSANELIVAAANSPKARTRALGVKVAGLLGDLSQRLETEEREQAAQAAEKTANAKRLKRIEELEAELKKLRSKTRSTKTAPPLGAPAPEVRKWAKGQGIECPDYGKIPNTVRDAYDAAHVAA; encoded by the coding sequence ATGCAGTGGTCCCGCGACGCGCTCGAGAAGCGGATCAACGAACCCGCGGCAGCGACCGCGACACCAGGTCCGACCATCAGAGCCGTCGTGCCGGCGCGACGTCACGACCCTGTGCGTCCGTCCGACCCGCGTCCATCCGACCCGCAACTGGTCACCTCGACCGCACGCGAGGTCAAACCCTCCGCGAACGAGCTCATCGTCGCGGCCGCCAACTCACCGAAAGCGCGCACCCGAGCACTCGGGGTGAAAGTCGCTGGCCTGCTCGGTGACCTTAGCCAGCGCCTCGAGACAGAAGAGCGTGAGCAAGCCGCCCAAGCGGCCGAGAAAACCGCGAACGCCAAGAGGCTCAAGCGGATCGAGGAACTGGAAGCGGAGCTGAAGAAGCTGCGGTCGAAGACCCGAAGCACCAAGACGGCGCCGCCGCTGGGCGCGCCAGCACCAGAGGTACGCAAGTGGGCCAAGGGCCAGGGCATCGAGTGCCCGGACTACGGCAAGATCCCGAACACGGTGCGCGACGCGTACGACGCGGCCCACGTCGCAGCCTGA
- a CDS encoding class F sortase gives MASIPVGKTRVGWLNWTPSLTGRAGTTVIAGHVTYNNIPGAFYKLPQIKAGAVVYTTTHTGTVQAWRVQSAATYPKGKLPATVWATGGAHQLALVTCTGSIGRVPKQGGYAHLDNLVVMAKAVATR, from the coding sequence CTGGCATCCATCCCGGTCGGAAAGACGCGGGTCGGCTGGCTGAACTGGACGCCCTCGTTGACCGGCCGGGCCGGGACGACCGTCATCGCGGGACATGTGACGTACAACAACATCCCCGGCGCGTTCTACAAGCTCCCGCAGATCAAGGCCGGCGCCGTCGTCTACACCACGACGCACACCGGGACGGTCCAGGCGTGGCGAGTGCAGTCGGCGGCCACCTACCCGAAGGGCAAGCTACCGGCGACGGTATGGGCGACCGGGGGAGCGCACCAGCTCGCCCTGGTCACCTGCACCGGCAGCATCGGACGAGTCCCGAAGCAAGGCGGCTACGCCCACTTAGACAACTTGGTGGTGATGGCGAAGGCGGTGGCCACACGCTGA